GAGCGTTTTAGCTTAGGCCTTTTTTTATTTTGTTTTTCAAGGCTTGAAAAATTATACCATGGGAGTATCCTTTAATTTTCCGAAAATCCAAGGTTTAACCTTAACTGTTTGATTTGATAAATTTAATCTTGGGACCTTATCACAATTGAATTATCCAACGGCACATTTGCAAAAATTACCCATTGGATCAACCATTGGATCAATGGAATTATCGATGGATAATTGACGATAGGAGAAATGAGAGTAAAATTTTAAATCATATAACCAAAACAAACTTAAACACATATTTTATGAGAAAATCAAAGTTATCACTTCTAATTGTGGTCGTGAGTTTACTGTTTGCAGGATGCGACAGTAATTTAATGCAAGTGGAACCGACCAATGAAGTTACATTGGACGAAAAATCAAGTATCAGTCAGTTTGAATTGATGGAATTTCAAGAAATGACTGACTTTTCAAATCTGAGGCAAGGAGATTTCACCGGAAGGTTTTTGATCATCAGTAGTGGTCAGAATTTGCCTAATAATCTGGAAAGCAGCATTAAGAGCGCTGGTGGTGAAATTGTGAAAACATTTCCCCAAATCGGTGTAGCTGTGGCTGTTGGACATTCAGCTGATTTCCTGGCCAACGCTAGACGCATCGGAGGATTAGAGGCGGTTACCCCGGATATTATTCTTCAATACACAACTGAACCTGAGAACATGGGTGCAGATTTAGTGGCAGAAACTTCCAACGCCGGAGCAAACGCCATAGGAACGCCGTTTAATTATCAAGACGCTTTCTTTGATGGTTTTCAGTGGGCTCCAGCCTCTATCAATGGTCCTGCGGCATGGGATGGAGGATTTACCGGTGAAGGAGTTAGAGTAGCCGTAATTGATGGCGGTTTTCATTCAGTTCATCAGGATCTGGCTCCAAATTTGGACATTCCAAGCTCTTTTTCAACTGTACCTGGATTCAATTTTAATGAAGACACAGGTACTTTCTGGCATGGAACACATGTGGCAGGTATTGTTGCTGCTGCCGGTTTAGGGGTAGTTGGAATTGCTCCTGAGGCCACTATTATTGGGGTGAAATCACTTCATAACGGCTCGGGTGCATTTGAGTGGATCTTAGAAGGAATTCTTCGTGCTGCAACTCCTCAATCAGAAGGTGGGGCCGGTGCTCAGATAATCAATATGAGTTTGGGAGCAACCATTGATTACAGGAATAACTGGCAGGACAAAGAATTCCGCGATCTGTTCAGAGACCTACAGAAAACTTATGACAGAGCAACCCGATATGCCAATCAAAATGGTGTGACGGTAATTGCTTCAGCCGGAAATGGTGCAACCAATTACGATGTTTCAAAAGAATTGTATAAAATTCCTGCTCAAAATCAGCATGTATTGTCCATAAGTTCTACCGGTCCAACAGGCTGGTTACTTGGAAACACCAATTTTTCACAGCCGTCATATTTTACTGATCATGGTAAATCATTAATTGATTTTGCCGGACCTGGGGGTTCTGCGGGATTATTGGTTATTGATGGTTTTGGTGGCAATTGTACTCTTAACGGTACCTTTGTAAGTCTTACAAGACCTTGCTGGGCATTTGATATGGTATTTAGTACTATCAGGGGAACAACCAATGGTAGTTATGGTTGGGCTCAAGGTACCTCCATGTCAGCACCCGCTGCGGCAGGAGTTGCAGCGCTTATTATTCAAGCTAATGGCGGACAAGCGACACCTGCCCAAGTCAGATCAAGGATGTTACAATCTGCTTCTGACCTAGGCACACCGGGACAGGATGAATTTTATGGTTTTGGTTATATAAATGCTGCCAGAGCTGCTGGACTAAATGAATAAGTCTTAATAGGGTGACTTTATGTATATAAAAACGGGGCCAAACGGCTCCGTTTTTTTAATTTCCACAAAGATTTTATCAGACAACTAATTCTTTTTGAAAATCCAAAATTGTGGAGCACAGGATAAGTTTAGCCTTTCAGATCTTCATTTTTTTAATTTCTTGACTTTGTTGGAGGAAAAAATCATATCAATAATCATCGCCAATCCTTTATTTGGCTTTTCTTATCATCAAACCTTCGCCTCATTTCCAATAATCGCTCCTGGAATACAGGATTCAATGCTAGGTTATCCTTTTCTAAAGGATCTGATTTCAAATCATATAATTCCTCATGCCGGGGGTCATTGATGTAACGGAAATATTTCCAGTCTTTGGTTCTAAGGCCTTCGCTTGGTGCTATGATATCCACCTTCCAAAGATGTTCGCAGATAAAATCATCCCGTTCGAAATCAGGTTTTTTTTCCTCTAAAAACCCAGCCAGGCTTAAACCTTGCAAGGATTTTGGAATTTCCACACCGGCAAGATCTAGAAGTGTCGGCGCGATATCAATATTCAAAACCATGTCTTTAACTTTTCGGCTTTGTGTCGATCTTGGATCATAAATGATCATTGGAACCCGGAGGGAATTATCATACATCAACCACTTTCCGGCCAATTGACGCTCTCCGAAAAAATAACCGTTGTCGCTCATGAAAATGATA
This window of the Aquiflexum balticum DSM 16537 genome carries:
- a CDS encoding S8 family peptidase — encoded protein: MRKSKLSLLIVVVSLLFAGCDSNLMQVEPTNEVTLDEKSSISQFELMEFQEMTDFSNLRQGDFTGRFLIISSGQNLPNNLESSIKSAGGEIVKTFPQIGVAVAVGHSADFLANARRIGGLEAVTPDIILQYTTEPENMGADLVAETSNAGANAIGTPFNYQDAFFDGFQWAPASINGPAAWDGGFTGEGVRVAVIDGGFHSVHQDLAPNLDIPSSFSTVPGFNFNEDTGTFWHGTHVAGIVAAAGLGVVGIAPEATIIGVKSLHNGSGAFEWILEGILRAATPQSEGGAGAQIINMSLGATIDYRNNWQDKEFRDLFRDLQKTYDRATRYANQNGVTVIASAGNGATNYDVSKELYKIPAQNQHVLSISSTGPTGWLLGNTNFSQPSYFTDHGKSLIDFAGPGGSAGLLVIDGFGGNCTLNGTFVSLTRPCWAFDMVFSTIRGTTNGSYGWAQGTSMSAPAAAGVAALIIQANGGQATPAQVRSRMLQSASDLGTPGQDEFYGFGYINAARAAGLNE